The DNA region CCTGTGCTTCTGCCACCCGGACGACACAGACGAGATGTGGGCGGACCAGGACGCGACGATTACCCGGCTTTACGCCGCCGCGCGGCGGAACCGGCTGGAGTTCCTGCTGGAGGTCATCCCGTCGAAGGCCGGGCCGGTGGATGACCTGACCACCGCCCGCGTGATCCGGCGCTTCTATGACATCGGCATCTTCCCCGACTGGTGGAAGCTGGAACCGATGCGTAGCCGGACGGCCTGGGCCGAAGCGGTGCGGGCGATTACCGAGAATGACCCGCACACCCGCGGCATCGTGGTGCTGGGCCTGGGCGAAAGCGAGGCCGCATTGGCGGAGAGCTTCGGTCTGGCCGCCGAGTTTGACCTGGTGAAGGGCTTTGCCGTTGGCCGGACGATCTTTGCCGAGGCGGCGGCGGGCTTCATGGCAGGAAGTCTGGATTCGGAGGAGGCGGTCGCCGTGATGGCCGAGAACTATGGGCGGCTGTGCGACCTGTGGGATCAGGCGCGCGCCAGGAGGACGGAATGACCACGATCCGGCTGACCGCCGCGCAGGCAATGATGCGCTGGCTTGCCGCGCAGAAAACCGAAACGGGCGAAAGCTATCTTGCCGGGGTCTGGGCGATTTTCGGCCACGGCAACGTGGCGGGCATCGGCGAGGCGCTGCAGGGTATGCAGGACGTCCTGCCCACCTTTCGCGGCCAGAACGAACAGTCGATGGCCCATGCCGCCATTGCCTATGCCAAGCAATTGCGGCGCCGCCGGGCGATGGTGGTGACCTCGTCCATCGGGCCGGGCGCGCTGAACATGGTGACCGCTGCCGCGCTGGCCCATGTGAACCGACTGCCGGTCCTGTTCATCCCGGGGGATGTCTTCGCCAATCGTGCGCCCGACCCGGTGCTGCAGCAGGTCGAGGACTTCGCCGACGGCACAGTCAGCGCGAATGACTGCTTCCGACCGGTGAGCCGCTACTTCGACCGCATCACGCGGCCGGAGCAACTGCTGACCGCCCTGCCCCGCGCCCTGCGCGTCATGACGGACCCGGCCGAATGCGGGCCGGTGACGCTGGCATTCTGCCAGGATGTACAGGCCGAAGGCTTCGACTGGCCGGAAGAGTTCTTCGCGCCCAGGACCTGGCGGTTCCGCCGCCCGCCGCCTGACCCGGTGGAGGTGGAGCGCGTGGCATCGCTGGTGCGTGCCGCCAAGCGCCCGCTGATCGTGGCGGGCGGTGGGGTGCTGTATTCCGAGGCCGAGGCCGCGCTGACCGCCTTTGCCGAGCGGCATCGCATTCCCGTGGTGGAGACGCAGGCCGGCAAGTCTGCGCTGCCCTGGACGCATCCGCTGAATCACGGACCGATCGGCGTGACCGGCGCTTCCTCGGCCAATGCGCTGGCCGAAAAGGCAGATCTGGTGATTGGCGTCGGCACGCGGTTCCAGGACTTCACCACCGGAAGCTGGGCGCTGTTCAAGGCGCGTGACCGCAAGCTGGTT from Neotabrizicola shimadae includes:
- the iolD gene encoding 3D-(3,5/4)-trihydroxycyclohexane-1,2-dione acylhydrolase (decyclizing) produces the protein MTTIRLTAAQAMMRWLAAQKTETGESYLAGVWAIFGHGNVAGIGEALQGMQDVLPTFRGQNEQSMAHAAIAYAKQLRRRRAMVVTSSIGPGALNMVTAAALAHVNRLPVLFIPGDVFANRAPDPVLQQVEDFADGTVSANDCFRPVSRYFDRITRPEQLLTALPRALRVMTDPAECGPVTLAFCQDVQAEGFDWPEEFFAPRTWRFRRPPPDPVEVERVASLVRAAKRPLIVAGGGVLYSEAEAALTAFAERHRIPVVETQAGKSALPWTHPLNHGPIGVTGASSANALAEKADLVIGVGTRFQDFTTGSWALFKARDRKLVSVNVAAYDAMKRGAEPLCGDALASLEALSSALGSHRAPAPPKGLKEAWFAAVDPLTDAPGEANALPTDQQVIGAVQRASHDDTVVMCAAGTMPGELHKLWKAPRAGAYHMEYGFSCMGYEIAGAMGIKMAEPERDVVCMVGDGSYMMMNSEMATAAMLGTSFTTVITDNRGYGCINRLQMGTGGAEFNNLYAHARIENQPQIDFAAHAAAMGATAVKVGSIAELEAALARRTEVRGPYVIVIDTDPYPSTPHGGHWWDVAVPEVSARPQVRDARATYIKKRKDQS